In a single window of the Streptomyces sp. NBC_00094 genome:
- a CDS encoding universal stress protein — MAGHEFPEPADRKRVADSTVDPLAVEQPRHSCDPAFRHGVVVGFDGSTSSERALAYAIGMARRSGSGLIIVHVANRLPTTVWAGCEPPVFVDVPDHRTEVLGLELACAEHLAEVPWILVERGGDICHELEEVGREYSADAIVVGSTHGIVGRIFGSVAGRLARRAKRPVIVIP, encoded by the coding sequence ATGGCCGGTCACGAATTCCCCGAACCCGCGGACCGCAAGCGCGTCGCCGACTCCACGGTCGACCCCCTCGCGGTCGAACAGCCACGCCACTCCTGCGACCCGGCCTTCCGGCACGGGGTGGTCGTCGGTTTCGACGGCTCCACGTCCAGTGAGCGAGCCCTCGCGTACGCCATCGGCATGGCCCGCCGCTCCGGGTCGGGCCTGATCATCGTGCACGTGGCCAACCGGCTGCCCACCACGGTGTGGGCCGGCTGCGAGCCGCCGGTCTTCGTCGACGTACCGGATCACCGCACCGAGGTCCTCGGCCTCGAGCTCGCCTGTGCCGAGCACCTCGCCGAGGTGCCGTGGATCCTCGTCGAGCGCGGCGGGGACATCTGCCACGAGCTGGAGGAGGTCGGCCGCGAGTACTCGGCCGACGCGATCGTGGTCGGCTCGACGCACGGGATCGTCGGGCGGATCTTCGGCTCGGTGGCCGGCCGCCTCGCGCGCCGCGCCAAGCGGCCCGTGATCGTCATCCCGTAA
- a CDS encoding alcohol dehydrogenase catalytic domain-containing protein, whose amino-acid sequence MSYRDLMVLRGDYVLPVEPDVVPVADGAGQVVALGPGVTAVRVGERVAGTVFPSWQDGPFGLRHLPQLGGSLDGMLTELALVDETALVHVHLSFEEAVTLPCAAVTAWNALTGDGHGLRPGQSSKVAHAPL is encoded by the coding sequence TTGAGTTACCGCGACCTGATGGTGCTGCGCGGCGACTACGTCCTTCCGGTCGAACCCGATGTCGTCCCCGTGGCGGACGGAGCCGGCCAGGTGGTCGCGCTCGGCCCTGGCGTCACGGCTGTGCGGGTCGGAGAGCGAGTGGCCGGTACCGTCTTCCCGAGCTGGCAGGACGGCCCGTTCGGCCTCCGGCACCTGCCGCAACTCGGAGGCTCGCTGGACGGCATGCTCACCGAGCTCGCCCTGGTCGACGAGACCGCCCTGGTGCACGTGCACCTGTCCTTCGAGGAAGCCGTGACACTGCCCTGTGCCGCGGTCACCGCATGGAACGCCCTGACCGGTGACGGTCACGGCCTGCGCCCCGGGCAGTCGAGCAAAGTGGCACATGCGCCGCTGTGA
- a CDS encoding nuclear transport factor 2 family protein produces MPPRTTAAVIDRFNHAFAHHEPDALDDLVGEGCVMEAIQPAPDGERYEGRDACLAFWRALAADRTTQFTTEDVAVAGDRATIRWRYRFGDDPSASVRGVNLMRVEGGRIVEALGYSKTAGEVPLAAEAGGGE; encoded by the coding sequence ATGCCGCCTCGCACGACCGCCGCTGTCATCGACCGGTTCAACCACGCGTTCGCCCACCACGAGCCCGACGCTCTCGACGACCTGGTGGGCGAGGGCTGTGTCATGGAGGCGATCCAGCCGGCGCCGGACGGTGAGCGCTACGAAGGGCGGGACGCGTGTCTCGCCTTCTGGCGGGCGCTCGCAGCAGACCGCACCACCCAGTTCACGACCGAGGACGTCGCCGTCGCGGGCGACCGGGCGACGATCCGCTGGCGCTACCGCTTCGGCGACGACCCCAGCGCATCCGTGCGCGGCGTGAACCTCATGCGCGTCGAGGGGGGCCGGATCGTGGAGGCCCTCGGCTACAGCAAGACCGCCGGTGAAGTCCCGTTGGCCGCAGAGGCGGGCGGGGGCGAGTGA
- a CDS encoding helix-turn-helix transcriptional regulator, producing MVNRKELRPEDSPHAAYGAHLRRLRERRGWTQDDLAAQTSYSSQHISAVETARKPPTLPFSREADQALGTAGTADSLERLWNEMRYGSLREGFPEYVGYEGRAVEIRSFHIGIIPGLLQTPEYAQALANGDVRRGSITQQQADERVAFLMGRQAALVRDRPPMLLVVMDESCIRRPVGGSAVMEAQLDRLVKFAELPNSVLQVTPYEIGERRPFDLPVNLLTLADRSMVAYAETHMRGYVDRERTAAVSILTAYHQLQAECLSQADSVALIVQARKGMS from the coding sequence GTGGTCAATCGCAAGGAATTACGCCCGGAGGACAGTCCACACGCGGCCTACGGCGCACATCTACGCAGGCTGCGGGAGCGCCGAGGTTGGACCCAGGACGACCTGGCGGCGCAGACGAGCTATTCCAGTCAGCACATCTCGGCGGTGGAAACTGCTCGGAAACCGCCGACCCTTCCGTTCTCGCGGGAGGCCGATCAGGCTCTCGGGACGGCCGGGACGGCCGACTCGCTCGAACGCCTGTGGAACGAGATGCGATACGGCAGCCTGCGGGAGGGCTTCCCGGAGTACGTCGGGTACGAAGGGCGTGCCGTTGAGATCCGGTCGTTCCACATCGGGATCATTCCAGGGCTGTTGCAGACGCCGGAGTACGCGCAGGCGCTCGCCAACGGCGATGTGCGGCGAGGCTCCATCACGCAACAACAGGCCGACGAACGCGTCGCGTTCCTCATGGGACGGCAGGCGGCGTTGGTGCGGGACCGCCCTCCCATGCTGCTCGTGGTGATGGACGAGAGCTGCATCCGCCGCCCGGTCGGTGGATCTGCGGTCATGGAGGCGCAGTTGGATCGGCTGGTCAAGTTCGCCGAGCTTCCGAATAGCGTGCTTCAGGTGACGCCGTACGAGATAGGCGAGCGCCGCCCGTTCGATCTGCCGGTCAATCTACTCACTCTGGCCGACCGTTCGATGGTCGCGTACGCCGAGACGCATATGCGGGGATATGTGGACCGTGAGCGCACCGCCGCGGTGTCCATCCTGACGGCCTACCATCAACTCCAGGCCGAATGCCTCTCTCAGGCAGACTCCGTGGCCTTGATCGTGCAGGCACGAAAGGGCATGTCGTGA
- the orn gene encoding oligoribonuclease produces the protein MNDRMVWIDCEMTGLSLTDDALIEVAALVTDSELNVLGDGVDIVIRPPDAALETMPEIVRQMHTASGLLDELAGGTTLADAEAQVLAYIREHVKEPGKAPLCGNSVSTDRGFLSRDMPALESHLHYRIVDVSSVKELARRWYPRAYFNSPEKNGNHRALADIRDSITELRYYREAVFVPQPGPDSETAKRIAARHALPPE, from the coding sequence ATGAACGATCGCATGGTGTGGATCGACTGCGAGATGACCGGGCTCTCGCTGACGGACGACGCACTCATCGAGGTGGCCGCACTGGTCACCGACTCGGAACTGAACGTGCTCGGCGACGGGGTGGACATCGTGATCCGCCCGCCGGACGCGGCCCTGGAGACCATGCCCGAGATCGTGCGCCAGATGCACACGGCCTCGGGACTGCTCGACGAGCTCGCCGGCGGCACCACGCTCGCCGACGCGGAGGCCCAGGTCCTCGCGTACATCCGCGAGCACGTCAAGGAACCCGGCAAGGCGCCGCTGTGCGGGAACTCGGTCTCCACGGACCGCGGCTTCCTCTCACGGGACATGCCTGCCCTGGAGAGCCACCTGCACTACCGGATCGTCGATGTGTCCTCGGTCAAGGAGCTGGCCCGCCGCTGGTACCCGAGGGCGTACTTCAACAGTCCGGAGAAGAACGGCAACCACCGGGCGCTCGCCGACATCCGCGACTCCATCACGGAGCTCCGCTACTACCGCGAGGCGGTCTTCGTCCCGCAGCCCGGACCGGACTCGGAGACCGCGAAGCGGATCGCCGCGCGCCACGCCCTGCCCCCCGAATAG
- a CDS encoding TetR/AcrR family transcriptional regulator, translated as MSTSTKPGPRERLLEAAKELTYSHGVGVGVDALLKNANVARRSLYEHFGGKDGLITEVLRRSTAEDEAGYEQTMRAAGDDPRERLLAVFDKLATIIAEPDFRGCRYLAADLALADPDHPGHAITRHYRERVSRLLAGELARLGHPRPAHAGDQLLLLIDGVMAAGATRPDTNPAASARELAEQILAQHVTE; from the coding sequence ATGAGCACCAGCACGAAGCCAGGACCACGCGAGCGCCTACTGGAGGCAGCAAAAGAACTGACCTACAGCCATGGCGTCGGAGTGGGCGTGGACGCCTTGCTCAAGAACGCGAACGTGGCCCGCCGGTCCCTCTACGAGCACTTCGGCGGAAAGGACGGCCTGATCACGGAGGTCCTGCGGCGCAGCACCGCCGAAGACGAGGCCGGCTATGAGCAGACCATGCGCGCGGCGGGCGACGATCCGCGCGAACGCCTACTGGCGGTCTTCGACAAGCTCGCCACGATCATCGCCGAGCCGGACTTCCGAGGCTGCCGCTATCTCGCCGCCGACCTCGCCCTGGCCGACCCCGACCATCCGGGACACGCCATCACCCGCCACTACCGTGAGCGCGTGAGCCGACTCCTGGCAGGTGAACTCGCCAGACTCGGCCATCCACGACCCGCCCACGCCGGCGACCAGCTCCTGCTGCTCATCGACGGCGTCATGGCGGCGGGAGCGACCCGTCCCGACACCAACCCTGCCGCATCCGCGCGGGAACTCGCCGAGCAGATCCTCGCGCAGCACGTCACCGAGTGA
- a CDS encoding beta-N-acetylhexosaminidase, with product MSQRRRIPHLIGSLLLVAAAGVGCGEASADSGAGAEPEVRPLGRIVPVPASVTPEGEPYALTRDTRIGVDTSSRASKAVGRYLAGLLRPATGFPLPVVDEEAADGGVRLRLDPDDGALGDEGYRLHSAPEGVTLTAREPAGLFRGVQTLRQQLPSAVEHDSVQPGPWNIAGGTITDTPRYAYRGAMLDVSRHFFTVDEVKRYIDQLALYKINTLHLHLSDDQGWRIAVDSWPRLTTHGGSTEVGGTPGGFYTKAQYKEIVRYAASRYQEVIPEIDMPGHTFAALSSYPELNCDGIAPPLYTGVKVGKSSLCVPKAVTYDFVDDVIREIAELTPGRYLHIGGDEAHSTSHADYVTFMDKVQPVVAKYGKTVVGWHQLTGATPAKDALVQYWGLDRTPAAEKERVAAAARNGTGLILSPADRAYLDMKYANDTTLGLTWAGYVEVRRSYDWDPATYLPGAPESAVRGVEAPLWTETLSTTDDLDVMAFPRLPGLAELGWSPASTHDWDTYKVRLAEQAPRFAALGIDYYRSPQVPWPGE from the coding sequence GTGAGTCAGCGCCGAAGGATTCCGCACCTGATCGGATCGCTCCTCCTGGTCGCCGCCGCCGGGGTGGGCTGCGGCGAGGCCAGCGCCGACAGCGGCGCCGGCGCCGAACCCGAGGTCCGCCCCCTCGGCCGCATCGTGCCCGTACCCGCCTCCGTCACCCCCGAGGGCGAGCCGTACGCCCTCACCCGTGACACCCGCATCGGCGTCGACACGAGCTCCCGCGCGTCCAAGGCGGTCGGCCGCTACCTTGCCGGACTCCTCCGCCCCGCCACCGGCTTCCCGCTGCCCGTCGTCGACGAGGAGGCCGCCGACGGCGGCGTCCGGCTCCGGCTCGACCCCGACGACGGCGCACTCGGCGACGAGGGGTACCGGCTCCACTCCGCACCCGAAGGCGTCACCCTCACCGCCCGCGAACCCGCCGGCCTCTTCCGCGGCGTCCAGACCCTGCGCCAGCAGCTGCCCTCCGCCGTCGAGCACGACTCCGTCCAGCCCGGCCCCTGGAACATCGCCGGCGGCACCATCACCGACACCCCGCGCTACGCCTACCGGGGCGCGATGCTCGACGTCTCCCGTCACTTCTTCACCGTCGACGAGGTGAAGCGCTACATCGACCAGCTCGCCCTCTACAAGATCAACACGCTCCACCTGCACCTCTCCGACGACCAGGGCTGGCGCATCGCCGTCGACTCCTGGCCCCGGCTCACCACCCACGGCGGTTCCACCGAGGTCGGAGGCACCCCCGGCGGCTTCTACACGAAGGCCCAGTACAAGGAGATCGTCCGGTACGCGGCCTCCCGCTACCAGGAGGTCATCCCCGAGATCGACATGCCGGGCCACACCTTCGCGGCCCTCTCCTCCTACCCCGAGCTCAACTGCGACGGCATCGCCCCGCCCCTCTACACCGGCGTCAAGGTCGGCAAGAGCTCCCTGTGCGTACCCAAGGCCGTCACGTACGACTTCGTCGACGACGTGATCCGCGAGATCGCCGAGCTCACCCCCGGCCGCTACCTCCACATCGGCGGCGACGAGGCCCACTCCACCAGCCACGCCGACTACGTGACCTTCATGGACAAGGTGCAGCCGGTCGTCGCCAAGTACGGCAAGACGGTCGTCGGCTGGCACCAGCTGACCGGCGCCACGCCCGCGAAGGACGCCCTCGTCCAGTACTGGGGCCTGGACCGCACCCCCGCCGCCGAGAAGGAGCGGGTCGCCGCCGCCGCACGGAACGGCACCGGCCTGATCCTCTCGCCCGCCGACCGCGCCTACCTCGACATGAAGTACGCGAACGACACCACGCTCGGCCTCACCTGGGCCGGCTACGTCGAGGTCCGGAGGTCGTACGACTGGGACCCCGCGACCTACCTCCCGGGCGCGCCCGAGAGCGCCGTCCGCGGCGTCGAGGCACCGCTGTGGACGGAGACCCTGTCCACCACGGACGACCTCGACGTGATGGCCTTCCCGCGCCTGCCGGGCCTCGCGGAACTGGGCTGGTCCCCGGCGTCCACCCACGACTGGGACACGTACAAGGTCCGCCTCGCGGAACAGGCCCCCCGCTTCGCCGCACTGGGCATCGACTACTACCGCTCACCGCAGGTGCCCTGGCCGGGCGAGTAG
- a CDS encoding helix-turn-helix domain-containing protein: MSQDSAAPEVARKLSGRRRREVVAVLLFSGGPIFESSIPLSVFGIDRQDAGVPRYRLLVCAGEDGPLRTTGGLELTAPYGLEAISRAGTVVVPAWRSITSPPPPEALEALRRAHEEGARIVGLCTGAFVLAAAGLLDGRPATTHWMYAPTLAKRYPSVHVDPRELFVDDGDVLTSAGTAAGIDLCLHIVRTDHGTEAAGALARRLVVPPRRSGGQERYLDRSLPEEIGADPLAEVVAWALEHLHEQFDVETLAARAYMSRRTFDRRFRSLTGSAPLQWLITQRVLQAQRLLETSDYSVDEVAGRCGFRSPVALRGHFRRQLGSSPAAYRAAYRARRPQGETSTAVLDQIVPAQVSAGIRRPGSPLEPGKPHADVYAPGRPSLPGQRSAP, from the coding sequence ATGAGCCAGGACTCCGCCGCACCGGAGGTCGCACGGAAGCTGTCCGGGCGCCGCCGTCGCGAAGTCGTCGCGGTGCTGCTGTTCAGCGGCGGCCCCATCTTCGAGAGCTCCATCCCGCTCTCCGTTTTCGGCATCGACCGGCAGGACGCCGGCGTGCCCCGATACCGGCTGCTCGTATGCGCCGGTGAGGACGGCCCGCTGCGCACCACCGGCGGGCTCGAACTCACCGCGCCGTACGGCCTGGAGGCGATCAGCCGCGCCGGCACCGTCGTCGTGCCGGCCTGGCGGTCGATCACCTCGCCGCCACCGCCGGAGGCGCTCGAAGCGCTGCGCCGTGCCCACGAGGAGGGCGCCAGGATCGTCGGTCTCTGCACCGGCGCCTTCGTCCTCGCCGCGGCCGGCCTGCTCGACGGCCGCCCGGCGACCACGCACTGGATGTACGCGCCGACGCTCGCCAAGCGCTATCCGTCGGTCCACGTGGACCCGCGGGAGCTCTTCGTCGACGACGGGGACGTCCTCACCTCCGCAGGCACCGCGGCCGGAATCGATCTGTGTCTGCACATCGTGCGGACCGACCACGGCACCGAGGCCGCGGGCGCGCTGGCGCGCCGGCTGGTCGTCCCGCCGCGGCGCAGTGGCGGCCAGGAGCGCTACCTCGACAGGTCTTTACCAGAGGAGATCGGCGCCGACCCGCTGGCCGAGGTCGTCGCCTGGGCGCTGGAGCACCTCCACGAGCAGTTCGACGTGGAGACCCTCGCGGCGCGCGCGTACATGTCACGGCGGACCTTCGACCGCAGGTTCCGCTCGCTGACCGGTTCGGCCCCCCTCCAGTGGCTGATCACCCAGCGGGTGCTGCAGGCGCAGCGGCTGCTCGAGACCTCCGACTACTCGGTCGACGAGGTCGCGGGCCGGTGCGGCTTCCGCTCCCCGGTGGCGCTGCGCGGCCACTTCCGGCGCCAGCTCGGCTCCTCGCCGGCCGCGTACCGGGCGGCGTACCGGGCCAGGCGGCCGCAGGGCGAGACCAGCACGGCGGTGCTCGACCAGATCGTGCCCGCCCAGGTCTCCGCCGGCATCCGCCGCCCGGGCTCCCCACTGGAGCCGGGGAAGCCGCACGCGGACGTCTACGCTCCCGGCCGCCCCTCCCTGCCGGGCCAGCGCAGCGCGCCGTAG
- a CDS encoding IucA/IucC family siderophore biosynthesis protein: MSTTDRVDPVAHLTPERWADANRALIRKGLAEFAHERLLDPQELGESRYKVLADDGTTEYRFTADRFALDHWQVYPESISRHRGDEQLPLDALQFITELRGALGLSDEILPVYLEEISSTLAGTAYKATKPPVTSAELAQAGFQAIETGMTEGHPCFVANNGRLGFGVDEFRAYAPEAASDIHLIWLAAHRDRAAFTAGADIAYETFIRAELGDATVDAFAATLASRGLNPTDYLLMPCHPWQWWNKLSVTFAAEVAQQRLVYLGEGDDTYLAQQSIRTFFNTSDPAKHYVKTALSVLNMGFMRGLSAAYMEATPAINDWLHTLIESDPTFKAADFSIIRERAAVGYRHMEYEAATDRYSPYRKMLAALWRESPVPTLAEGERLATMASLLHVDHAGASFAGALIKESGVEPTVWLRRYLDAYLLPVLHSFYAYDLAFMPHGENVILVLDEQGGVSRAIFKDIAEEIVVMDPTAVLPPAVERVRAEVPEDMKLLSVFTDVFDCFFRFLAATLATEGVLDEEAFWRTVAECVHGYQSAKPELADRFAQYDMFEETFALSALNRLQLRNNKQMVDLADPSAALQLVGDLVNPIARFA; encoded by the coding sequence ATGAGCACGACCGACCGTGTCGACCCCGTCGCCCACCTCACCCCCGAGCGCTGGGCCGACGCCAACCGCGCGCTGATCCGCAAGGGCCTCGCCGAGTTCGCCCACGAGCGGCTCCTCGACCCGCAGGAGTTGGGCGAGAGCCGCTACAAGGTCCTCGCCGACGACGGCACGACCGAGTACCGCTTCACGGCGGACCGGTTCGCGCTCGACCACTGGCAGGTCTACCCCGAGTCGATCAGCCGCCACCGCGGTGACGAGCAGCTCCCGCTGGACGCGCTGCAGTTCATCACCGAGCTGCGCGGCGCCCTCGGCCTCAGCGACGAGATCCTGCCGGTCTACCTGGAGGAGATCTCCTCCACCCTCGCCGGTACGGCCTACAAGGCGACCAAGCCGCCCGTCACCTCCGCCGAGCTGGCGCAGGCCGGCTTCCAGGCGATCGAGACCGGGATGACCGAGGGCCACCCCTGCTTCGTCGCCAACAACGGCCGGCTCGGCTTCGGCGTCGACGAGTTCCGTGCGTACGCCCCCGAGGCCGCGAGCGACATCCACCTGATCTGGCTGGCCGCGCACCGCGACCGCGCCGCGTTCACGGCGGGTGCGGACATCGCGTACGAGACGTTCATCCGCGCCGAGCTGGGCGACGCGACGGTGGACGCCTTCGCCGCGACCCTGGCGTCCCGGGGCCTGAACCCGACCGACTACCTCCTCATGCCGTGCCACCCCTGGCAGTGGTGGAACAAGCTGTCCGTCACCTTCGCGGCCGAGGTGGCGCAGCAGCGCCTCGTCTACCTGGGCGAGGGCGACGACACGTACCTGGCGCAGCAGTCGATCCGTACCTTCTTCAACACCTCGGACCCGGCCAAGCACTACGTGAAGACGGCCCTCTCGGTCCTCAACATGGGCTTCATGCGGGGCCTGTCGGCCGCGTACATGGAGGCGACGCCGGCCATCAACGACTGGCTGCACACCCTGATCGAGTCGGACCCGACCTTCAAGGCGGCCGACTTCTCGATCATCCGGGAGCGGGCGGCGGTCGGCTACCGGCACATGGAGTACGAGGCGGCGACCGACCGCTACTCCCCGTACCGCAAGATGCTGGCCGCGCTCTGGCGCGAGTCGCCGGTCCCGACCCTCGCCGAGGGCGAGCGCCTGGCGACGATGGCCTCCCTCCTCCACGTGGACCACGCGGGCGCGTCCTTCGCGGGCGCCCTGATCAAGGAGTCGGGCGTCGAACCGACGGTCTGGCTCCGCCGGTACCTGGACGCCTACCTCCTCCCGGTCCTGCACAGCTTCTACGCCTACGACCTGGCGTTCATGCCGCACGGCGAGAACGTGATCCTCGTCCTCGACGAGCAGGGCGGGGTCTCCCGCGCGATCTTCAAGGACATCGCCGAGGAGATCGTCGTCATGGACCCGACGGCGGTCCTGCCGCCGGCGGTGGAGCGGGTCCGCGCGGAGGTCCCCGAGGACATGAAGCTCCTCTCGGTCTTCACGGACGTCTTCGACTGCTTCTTCCGCTTCCTGGCGGCGACGCTGGCGACGGAGGGCGTCCTGGACGAGGAGGCCTTCTGGCGGACGGTCGCGGAATGCGTCCACGGCTACCAGTCCGCGAAGCCGGAACTGGCGGACCGCTTCGCGCAGTACGACATGTTCGAGGAGACCTTCGCCCTGTCGGCCCTCAACCGCCTCCAGCTCCGCAACAACAAGCAGATGGTCGACCTGGCGGACCCGTCGGCGGCCCTCCAGCTCGTCGGCGACCTGGTGAACCCGATAGCCCGCTTCGCCTGA
- the glmS gene encoding glutamine--fructose-6-phosphate transaminase (isomerizing): MCGIVGYIGKRDVAPLLLEGLQRLEYRGYDSAGMVITSPKASGLKMVKAKGRVRDLEARVPKRFTGTTGIAHTRWATHGVPSDVNSHPHLDPENKVAVVHNGIVDNAQELRAKLEADGVVFASETDTEVITHLIARSQAETLEEKVREALKVIEGTYGIAVMHADFNDRIVVARNGSPVILGIGEKEMLVASDVAALIAHTRQVVTLDDGEMATLKADDFRTYTTSGTTTTATPETVEWEAASYDMGGHDTYMHKEISEQPDAVDRVLRGRIDDRFSTVHLGGLNLDAREARTIRRIKILGCGTSYHAGLIGAGLIESLARIPADAEPASEFRYRNPVVDPDTLYIAVSQSGETYDVLAAVQELKRKGARVLGVVNVVGSAIAREADGGVYVHAGPEVCVVSTKCFTNTVTAFALLALHLGRIRDLSVTDGKRIIAGLRKLPAQISEILETEDEIKKIAEEYAGAQSMMFIGRVRGYPVALEASLKLKEISYIHAEAYPASELKHGPLALIEPALPTVAIVPDDDLLEKNRAALEEIKARSGRILAVAHQPQAKADHTIIVPKNEDELDPILMGIPLQLLAYHTALAMGRDIDKPRNLAKSVTVE, translated from the coding sequence ATGTGCGGAATTGTCGGTTACATCGGAAAGCGTGACGTCGCCCCGCTGCTGCTGGAAGGCCTGCAGCGGCTCGAGTACCGGGGATACGACTCCGCCGGCATGGTCATCACCAGCCCGAAGGCCTCCGGCCTGAAGATGGTCAAGGCCAAGGGCCGGGTCCGTGACCTGGAGGCCCGCGTCCCCAAGCGCTTCACCGGCACCACCGGCATCGCCCACACCCGCTGGGCCACCCACGGCGTCCCCAGCGACGTGAACTCGCACCCGCACCTGGACCCCGAGAACAAGGTCGCGGTCGTCCACAACGGCATCGTCGACAACGCCCAGGAGCTGCGCGCGAAGCTGGAGGCCGACGGCGTCGTCTTCGCCTCCGAGACGGACACCGAGGTCATCACCCACCTCATCGCCCGCTCCCAGGCCGAGACGCTCGAGGAGAAGGTCCGCGAGGCGCTCAAGGTCATCGAGGGCACCTACGGCATCGCCGTGATGCACGCCGACTTCAACGACCGCATCGTGGTGGCCCGCAACGGCTCCCCGGTCATCCTCGGCATCGGCGAGAAGGAGATGCTCGTCGCCTCCGACGTCGCCGCCCTGATCGCCCACACCCGCCAGGTCGTCACCCTCGACGACGGCGAGATGGCCACGCTCAAGGCCGACGACTTCCGCACCTACACGACCTCCGGGACGACCACCACGGCCACCCCGGAGACCGTGGAGTGGGAGGCCGCCTCCTACGACATGGGCGGCCACGACACGTACATGCACAAGGAGATCTCCGAGCAGCCCGACGCGGTCGACCGCGTGCTGCGCGGCCGGATCGACGACCGCTTCTCCACCGTGCACCTCGGCGGCCTGAACCTCGACGCCCGCGAGGCCCGCACCATCCGCCGGATCAAGATCCTCGGCTGCGGCACCTCGTACCACGCCGGCCTCATCGGCGCCGGGCTCATCGAGTCCCTGGCCCGCATCCCCGCCGACGCCGAGCCGGCCTCGGAGTTCCGCTACCGCAACCCGGTCGTGGACCCCGACACCCTCTACATCGCCGTCTCCCAGTCCGGCGAGACGTACGACGTGCTGGCCGCCGTCCAGGAGCTCAAGCGCAAGGGCGCCCGCGTCCTCGGCGTGGTCAACGTGGTCGGCTCCGCCATCGCCCGTGAGGCCGACGGCGGCGTGTACGTCCACGCCGGCCCCGAGGTCTGCGTCGTCTCCACCAAGTGCTTCACCAACACGGTCACCGCGTTCGCGCTGCTCGCCCTGCACCTGGGCCGTATCCGCGACCTGTCCGTCACCGACGGCAAGCGGATCATCGCGGGCCTGCGCAAGCTGCCCGCGCAGATCAGCGAGATCCTCGAGACCGAGGACGAGATCAAGAAGATCGCCGAGGAGTACGCGGGCGCCCAGTCGATGATGTTCATCGGCCGGGTGCGCGGCTACCCCGTCGCCCTGGAGGCCTCCCTCAAGCTGAAGGAGATCTCCTACATCCACGCCGAGGCCTACCCGGCCTCCGAGCTGAAGCACGGCCCGCTCGCCCTCATCGAGCCGGCCCTGCCGACGGTCGCGATCGTCCCCGACGACGACCTGCTGGAGAAGAACCGCGCCGCCCTCGAGGAGATCAAGGCCCGCAGCGGCCGCATCCTCGCGGTCGCGCACCAGCCGCAGGCGAAGGCCGACCACACCATCATCGTGCCGAAGAACGAGGACGAGCTGGACCCGATCCTCATGGGCATCCCGCTCCAGCTCCTCGCCTACCACACGGCGCTCGCCATGGGTCGCGACATCGACAAGCCGCGCAACCTGGCCAAGTCCGTCACGGTCGAGTAG
- a CDS encoding GPR1/FUN34/YaaH family transporter, whose protein sequence is MDNEVAAGNSTSTLGNLALGLTLLAFGLGGTGVIDNVAAADAAGLATWVGGVALFLVGLIALRGGSTGEGTAYTALGAFWFTWGTAVGGGASADAVGLFMLLWALLALTLTMAASGSGLFGQGVYGLLFVALLLIGIGALTDTGGLAKAGGWVAAVAGLVAWYGATAAVAGWPMALRRTAGTSAPAAG, encoded by the coding sequence GTGGACAACGAAGTCGCCGCGGGAAACAGCACCTCCACTCTCGGCAACCTCGCACTCGGACTGACCCTGCTGGCCTTCGGGCTGGGCGGGACGGGTGTCATCGACAACGTCGCGGCAGCGGATGCCGCGGGCCTCGCCACCTGGGTAGGCGGCGTGGCGCTCTTCCTCGTCGGACTGATCGCCCTGCGTGGCGGCAGCACCGGTGAGGGCACGGCGTACACGGCGCTCGGCGCCTTCTGGTTCACCTGGGGCACCGCCGTCGGCGGTGGGGCCTCCGCGGACGCCGTGGGGCTCTTCATGCTCCTGTGGGCGCTCCTCGCGCTCACGCTGACGATGGCGGCCTCGGGCAGCGGTCTGTTCGGACAGGGCGTGTACGGGCTGCTGTTCGTCGCGCTGCTGCTGATCGGCATCGGCGCGCTGACCGACACCGGCGGTCTCGCGAAGGCGGGCGGCTGGGTGGCCGCCGTCGCCGGCCTGGTCGCCTGGTACGGCGCCACGGCCGCGGTGGCGGGCTGGCCGATGGCCCTCCGGCGTACGGCGGGCACGAGCGCGCCGGCCGCGGGGTGA
- a CDS encoding DUF397 domain-containing protein: MTTSSPRWYKSSYSSGGGECVEVATNLVTPHGIVPVRDSKRPTGPTLNLPATAFAAFVAGVKDGGFGGA; this comes from the coding sequence GTGACGACCTCTTCCCCCCGTTGGTACAAGTCCTCCTACAGCTCCGGCGGCGGCGAGTGCGTCGAGGTCGCCACCAATCTCGTCACCCCCCACGGCATCGTCCCCGTCCGTGACTCCAAGCGGCCCACCGGCCCCACCCTCAACCTGCCCGCCACCGCGTTCGCCGCCTTCGTGGCCGGTGTCAAGGACGGCGGGTTCGGCGGCGCCTGA